One Nerophis ophidion isolate RoL-2023_Sa linkage group LG06, RoL_Noph_v1.0, whole genome shotgun sequence genomic region harbors:
- the LOC133555265 gene encoding uncharacterized protein LOC133555265 — MLMAAFFFYSVLILADSESWNSEQCSLSCIRQKGPGCHYCRISNDEVDQVIRLKHRNTLGACTPWPCFELLAEDDPHLCEHLVEAPRDIKIDLRPSSDPHSDDVVISWKPSEHGIGFLRGFQVSLQSLRGFDLTCQLFLFQPNLTLPASHAETRYQSDIFSGLSLGSKYAVTVMALPVPRDWDKFYQTMFFSTRSCEEKTGVPECKADWYPKYVDVQQKEGVVTVTFNLAPPIMGITSYFCICTADNKTTSRDIIPNFSRNKTHHSFAFSDLEEGSNYKCEVAASMVDAVRKQFNVNVKTQKATTRHYSLSYWSLAFLFVFAGVTILAVLKKKGYPQQGKTLTEPEEGRNMNEENPPSFPE, encoded by the exons ATGTTGATGGCTGCCTTCTTTTTTTACTCCGTCCTGATTTTGGCGGATTCTGAGTCGTGGAATAGTGAGCAGTGTTCTCTGAGTTGCATACGCCAG AAAGGACCTGGATGTCACTATTGCCGGATAAGCAACGATGAAGTGGACCAAGTGATTCGCCTGAAACACAGAAATACTTTAGGAG CATGCACTCCATGGCCATGCTTTGAACTGCTGGCAGAAGACGACCCTCATTTGTGTGAACACTTGGTTGAAGCGCCACGCGATATCAAGATTGACCTTCGACCCAGCTCAGACCCTCATTCCGATGATGTGGTGATCTCCTGGAAGCCCAGTGAACATG GAATTGGCTTTCTAAGAGGTTTCCAAGTGTCCTTGCAGTCCTTAAGAGGGTTCGATCTTACCTGTCAACTGTTTCTCTTCCAGCCAAACCTGACACTTCCAGCGTCCCACGCTGAAACG CGTTACCAGTCGGACATTTTCTCGGGCCTCTCCCTTGGTTCCAAATATGCTGTGACCGTGATGGCCCTGCCTGTGCCTCGGGATTGGGATAAATTCTACCAAACAATGTTcttctccacacgct CATGTGAAGAGAAAACTGGTGTCCCCGAGTGCAAAGCTG ACTGGTACCCCAAGTATGTTGATGTGCAGCAAAAAGAGGGCGTGGTCACGGTCACCTTCAACCTGGCTCCTCCCATCATGGGCATCACAAGCTACTTCTGCATCTGTACAGCAGACAACAAGACGACATCCAGGGACATCATTCCT AATTTCTCCAGAAACAAAACACACCACAGCTTTGCATTCAGTGACCTCGAAGAAGGAAGTAATTACAAATGCGAG GTGGCAGCCAGTATGGTCGATGCAGTGAGGAAACAATTCAACGTGAATGTCAAAACCCAAA AAGCTACAACGAGACATTACAGCCTTTCCTACTGGAGTTTGGCCTTTCTTTTCGTGTTTGCTGGGGTGACAATACTTGCTGTGTTGAAGAAAAAAGGCTACCCACAACAAGGGAAAACCCTCACGGAACCAG AGGAAGGTAGGAACATGAACGAAGAAAACCCACCCTCCTTCCCTGAGTAG